From the bacterium genome, the window TGGGTTACCGAGGCGTTTCAGGAAAGCCAGATCGAGCGTCCCCTGTGTGGAATCGATCTTATAATCTCCTGTTAACCGTACCAGCACCGAATCACGTTCGAGTTCAAGCGAATGCAGGTGTACGCTGTGGTCACTCACCGACAACCGTACCTCACCGCTGTCAAACTGTAAACGCTCGAATCCTGGCCGGAACAACCGGGCATTGATCTCTCCAGCGAGGTTCTCTATCGGGCCGTTCAGATGGGCTTCATACGAAACACCGCCTCGCATGTCGCTCAAATACTGAGGAAGACGGAGCGAATCAACCGTGGTAAGCGCGCCTGTCATGACAATCCGGTTCATTGCGATCCGCCCCCGTGTCCGTGCAATGCTGCCGCTCAAATCATCAACGGGGTACTGTTTGTAACGGATCGTTTTCCCCCGTAAATCCGCGGTGAAATCCGGATTATCGATATTTCCCGAAACAGTGCCTGTCACATCGGCCGATCCCTGAAGATCGGGAATATCGACCAGCCCGGCCAGCGGTTCCAGGTTGACAATATGCGCTGAAAACGTTCCGTCCAGAGTGCTGTCGCCCACCGTTACCACTGCCTTGATTACGGAATCCGACTGGCGGAGTTCGGTCGTCACACGCCGGTTTCTGATCGATATATCTGAACTGATATCGGCGACGGGAACGGAACGATACGTGAGTTTCTCGATATCCACCCCGGCGGAAACAATGAGGTCCTCCACCGCAAGCAAGGGACCGTCCGTTTCTACCTTTCCGCTGATGACACCCTCAAACGGCGATTTCTCATGGTACATACGGCGCCAGAGATCGGCGAGTCTGGCACCTTTCACCGACAGCGTCAAATGCTGGGAACGTTTTTCATCAAGCAGAACCAGGCCGTTACCCGACAGGCTCCCCCCCATCATGTCCAGAGCAATCTCATCGACCGCAATACTGTCGGCATTCACCCTTCCTGATACCGCTCCTTTTCGTATCGACCAGTCGCCGGCACGAACATCCGTAAAACCGGCCTTAAGAGAAATATTCGGCTTTTTTACAGGCCCCTGAAATCCGACGCCGATATCGAACATGCCGGTACATGGAGTCAATTGGGACGGAATACTGTTTCGAAAAACCTCCATGAAGATATCGGGATTGCCCCGCAGACGGAGCTCTCCCTCAAGAAGCGGGGATGCGTCGCCGAAGAGTACAGCCGCATCCCCGGCTACTTCGATACCCGGAAGCTGAAACGAGAGATGTTCGATATTCAATTCATTGTCGTTCAGCAATCCCCGTATGGCGAGCCCATCCACGGTAACCGGCGTCTCACGGTATACGAACTCTCCCGATCCCGCCTGTACATGAAAACGGTGACCTTCGGACACCCCCTGCACGGAAACCGAAATACCCCTGAAATTTCCCGCAAGCGGTATCATGAGGTCATGGTAGTTCACGGAAGCGTTTTTTACTATGACATTTCCGAGGCGAACATGTATTGCCGGGGGTTTTCCAGAAGAACCGGGCTTTGGGCCTCCTCCGGTTTCGGGCAGATTGTACACGCCGGTGCTGTCCCTCCGTACCGATACAGAGAGGCTGTCGACAAGAATCGATTCAAGCGTGAACTCTCCTGTCAAAATATGCCAGAGCCGGTAATCGATACGGGCATATGGTATGGTCACGAGAGCCGTTTTATCGGCGCCCTGCAAGGGAACGGCTTCGGCATTCCAGACCTGTACACGCGAAACGAGGTTTGTTTCAAGCGTGCCGATACGAACGTGCAATCCCAGCGCCTTGCCTGCCTGACGTTCGATAATGGCGCGGAGGTAGTTTTCACCGGAAGCGGATGTCAGAAACAGCACTGCAAGTACAACTGCACCGCACACGACGGTAACGACAACTCCGGCACTGAGCATTATTATAAGCAGATATCTTGATTTTCTTACCGGATTCATTTTCTGTAGATACCTTTTTACCGATTATTTCCCTGAAATGTTCCATCCCGGAGAAACCAGATGACCAGTTCGGCAGTTTCGGGACGGTGATGGATTTCCACATGATTGAAGGGCAGAACAATTAACTCCTTCATGCCACTGAACGGAACGGAGTCAACCGGAACGCGGCCGTCATTCTCTCCTGTGATAAACCTTCCGAGGAAGAGACCGGAGCCGTTGCCCGCGATCGCTCCCATCTCGGGCGGGGGCGAATTGAGCGGCGGCGGAATCTCAACTCTGCCGGGCTGGAACGAACGGCATGGTTTGAATATCCACATGAACGGCTTGCAGTAACGGTCAGCGAGGGCGGCAAGCTCGGTGCCGTTGTTCGGGGTGCCGATCAGGATACACCGCCCGAGGCCGGGTACATCGTTTCTCGACAGAAAAAGCCGTATAATGAGGCCTCCCATGCTGTGACCAACAAAATGAACCCGGTCATACTGCCCGTTGAGCTCCCGAAACTCCTCCTCAAATTTTAAGGTACACGTTTCGAGCGAGCCGAACGCGGTCGGAAGCGTGGGACAGAACACGTGATATCCCCGTGATTCCAGAAACGTTTGTAAAGGATACATATCGCGTTTTGTTCTGCAAAACCCGTGAATCAGCACCACCAGTTCGTTCTCCGGCTCAGCGATGGTGAGAAAGCCCGGCTGTGAATCCGGGGGTGATTGTGTGTTATACGCCGGGCTGACAGAGCCGGAAGATGTCTGAGGGCCGGAAACACCGTACACTGCGGATAAAGTGACAATTAAACAGATCGAAACAAGCGCGGCGATACCATGAATACGCCGTGCCGCAAACCGGACAACTTTTACTTCGGATTTTTTCATGGCGGGTCTTTCCCGGCGGATTTTAACTGTCAGTGAGCGGGAAATTATCTTACGGGCTTTCAGAGCAATCCCATAGTGGTGAGAATTATCCGCAGTTTTTCACGTTTGTCTTCAGAGAGAGGACCGACCGGCCGCCTGCACGGTCCCGATGGAAGCCCCTGAAGCATCATCGCTTCCTTGACGATCACCGGGAAGGTGCCCTGCGAAAAGAATTCCCTCAAGGGTATGAGACGGTTCTGATACGCCCTGGCGGCTTCATGATTTCCCGCGGAGAATTCGTTGTAAATACCAAGCACGATGTCTATGGCGGCATTTGCAGTCGCCGCAACCGTGCCGTCACACCCCCCGCACAAGGCAGGATAGATGATCTGGTCACGGCCGATGAAAACCCTGAAGTAGTCGGGGCAGAGCCGTTTATATCCGAGGGTCATTCCCAGATCGCCGCTTGAATCCTTGATACCGGCGAGGTTTGGGGAGTATTCGCAGATTCGCGCAACCGTTTCGGGCAGGATGTTGAGGTGCGTTCTCCACGGGTTGTTATAGATAACCATGGGGATATCGACCGCATCGAGCACATCGCAGTAGTGACGGTACATCTCGTCCTGGCCGGGAGATATATAGTACGGGGTAATAATGGTTGCCGCACTGGCGCCCGCTTCTTTCGCCGCGCGGGTC encodes:
- the dapA gene encoding 4-hydroxy-tetrahydrodipicolinate synthase, which encodes MYSFLKGVIVPVVTVFDSHENIDEEGFRAILNYLVDHGAHGIFACGGQGEGHALTKDEKLRLLDICLETVNGRVPVLMGTAALTTRATIEMTRAAKEAGASAATIITPYYISPGQDEMYRHYCDVLDAVDIPMVIYNNPWRTHLNILPETVARICEYSPNLAGIKDSSGDLGMTLGYKRLCPDYFRVFIGRDQIIYPALCGGCDGTVAATANAAIDIVLGIYNEFSAGNHEAARAYQNRLIPLREFFSQGTFPVIVKEAMMLQGLPSGPCRRPVGPLSEDKREKLRIILTTMGLL
- a CDS encoding alpha/beta fold hydrolase, giving the protein MKKSEVKVVRFAARRIHGIAALVSICLIVTLSAVYGVSGPQTSSGSVSPAYNTQSPPDSQPGFLTIAEPENELVVLIHGFCRTKRDMYPLQTFLESRGYHVFCPTLPTAFGSLETCTLKFEEEFRELNGQYDRVHFVGHSMGGLIIRLFLSRNDVPGLGRCILIGTPNNGTELAALADRYCKPFMWIFKPCRSFQPGRVEIPPPLNSPPPEMGAIAGNGSGLFLGRFITGENDGRVPVDSVPFSGMKELIVLPFNHVEIHHRPETAELVIWFLRDGTFQGNNR